The stretch of DNA GGTCTGGATCATACGAAGAATGCCGGCCACATCACGATGGTTTAGTACGTAAACTTCAATGCCTGCGCGAATCAATTCGGCCGCGATATCGGCTTGTAAGTCCGAGAAACCAAGAACAAGATCCGGCTTTAGATCGAGAATCTTCGGAATATTAGCGCTGGTAAAGGCGGATACTTTTGGTTTTTCTTTGCGCGCTTGCGGGGGGCGAACGGTAAATCCTGAAATGCCCGCTATACGGTCTTGCTCACCAAGTAGATACAGAGTCTCAACCGTTTCTTCGGTCATGCAGATAATGCGTTGTGGCCAGTTCATAGTATTCAGTGAATGTCGGAGTGCGGTTTCGGATCAAGGGTGCGCGATGATCTTATCGTGTTTAACATCAATTGGGTAATCAACTGTCGAACTTACACGTTAGTTGGCGACGACGCTGTTGCAAATCGAGTTTGTTAGTGCAACCAAGCGTAAGGCGTCTGTAGTATAGTTTCCAGCACCGTTGATAAATGAACTTTTAAATGAACTCTGATTATTTGAAAATTGCCGGTGGGCTGAGCTTTGTTGTCGCATTTGTGCATTTACTAATTCCAGTTGGTGGCCCTGCTTGGTATCGTTTTTTTGGTGCTGGCGAGCATATGGCCAGTATGGCGGAACAAGGATTATTACAGCCGACAGTGGTGACTCTGGCCATTGCCGCAGTACTCGCATTGTGGGGCGCGTATGCATGGTCTGCTGCCGGCATTCTTCCTGCGTTTCCCGTGTTGAAATCCGCGTTGGTCTTGATTACATCAATCTATCTGCTGCGCGGTATTTTAGGCTTGGTCGCGCCGTTTATCTCAGACCATCCCCAGGTCACGCAGAACAGTGTCGGCTTCTGGGTATGGAGCTCAATAATCTGTTTAGTGTTTGGATTGGTGCATCTGAAAGGCGTTGTCGACAAGTGGTTTGTCTGAGATATAAACAGATGAAAAAATAAGAAAAGCAGTGTTTACTTCCAGCAATGCCCAAATCAATCAATATTAAATAAGCTTTTATGTCTACGAAAATTAACGTGCCAAATGTTTTCAGAAAGGTAGTGCTAGTGACTATGACCGCTTACTGCGTTTTATTGGTGCTGCCCTATCTGTGGACAAGCTTCTATTCTAAGCAAGTGTTGAGCGTGTTGGCTTGGTGGGGTTACGGCGGGCTGATTAGTATTTACGGCGTCGTACCCTATGTGTTTGTCGCGGCCATGCTAGTGTCGCTCACTGGTTTGTATTTCTTCAAGCGTTGGGCAAGAACGATGTTTGCCTTGACGATGTTGGCAATCGGTATTGTTTCGCCGTTATTTGGCCTAGCCATCGCGCCGAGTTTTGATACGCTGTTTGCTCATGTCTTTGGTCTTGGTTGTGGTGCTATATTAGCGTTGTCGTATCTATCTGAAGCCGCGAATGAGTTTACCAAGCAACGCTAAGTTCTCTGCATTGGCCTTGTTGAGAAATTAAAGGCCTCTAACTGCGAATGCTTGAACTATGTTTCTGCATGGCGTCATACAACCTACGGAAAAATACCGATAATGACTAAAGTAGCTATTTTTGTTGACGTTCAGAATGTCTACTACACTGCGAGGCAAGTGTTTCGGAAGAATTTTGATTACAATAGATTTTGGATAAAGGCTACCGAAGATAGAATAGTGGAGAAGGCGTTTGCGTACGCAATCGAGCGAGGCGATCGAAAGCAATTTGAGTTTCAAAATATTTTGCGAGCGATTGGGTTTGAGGTAAAACTAAAGCCTTTTATACAGCGCGCCGATGGCTCGGCTAAAGGTGACTGGGATGTTGGCATTACTATCGATGTGATGGAGTATGCGGATCAAGTCGATGTCATAATCTTAGTGTCGGGGGATGGTGATTTTGATCTCCTAGCTAAAAAAATCCGCGACGAGAAAGGCAAACGAGTTGAGGTTTATGGTGTTGCCGACTTAACCGCTAAGTCGCTGATCGACGCAGCCAGTGAATTTATTCCCATCGACAACGCGTTGTTACTCAACTAATCTAAATACCATCACCGGTAAGCTTTTGAGCTGCTGATACCGAATGACTGTTAAAAAGTGAAATTATGACGTTGGGATAAAGGTCGGCAACAGACTGGCTATGAAAAAATGTTGCTAGCGACAGCTGCCTGGCCGCTAGCTTTTGACATGTATCTGCTGCGGTTTTCCGTTGGTGATGAAATACCGCCACACCAAGACCAAGTGAACAACGGTGAGCACCATAGAGTAAATATTATTTTGAAACATGCTAAAGAAGGCGGTTTGTTTATTTGCCACGATGCAATCTATGACTCAAGTCGAATAAAATATTTTCGTCCAGATCAGTCAGTGCATCAAGTCACAAAAATTATTCAAGGGAGCCGCTATGTATTTAGTATCGGATGGAATAGGAAAGCATGACATAAACAAAATAAGCCTTTGCTGTAGTTCTCACATTGTACCGATTACTTGTTAATAATCGGTCGAAGTTATACGGAATATGAGTAGTTAATGAAAATAATTAGAAGTAAAGAATACGCGCCGGATGTGGCATGGAGCGCAATTGATATTGCGAATATGAACGGCATTACTACGCGTTTGCATTGGACGGATGCGCCCTATAAGTGGCATGTTAATGATGGCCAAGAAGTCTTTGTGGTGCTCGACGGGCAGGTAGAAATGTTTTACAAACAAGGCCAGTCTGAATTATCAGTGATGTTGCAGGTTGGCGATATATTTTATGCTTCAGTTGGCACCGAGCATGTGGCGCATCCGCATGGCGAAGCGCGAGTTTTAGTAATCGAAAGCGAAGGCAGTGTTTAGTACTCTAGCCGTAGATCCGCTCCTTGAATCATTTTAAGGTGCTAATTATTCTAAAAATACTAGCTTAACGATTCAAGAAATATACACAAGTTGTAACTATTTTTTGAAAAACTGAAATAAAATCAAGGAGTAAGAATTTCTGTCGATGTCGATATAAACACAACTCAGTTGAGATTATATTTTTCTGAAACCGCTAACGCATTGATTAATATGGATTTATGAAAGTCACTATAAAAATATTCTCAATAAAAATATCCATAACTAAGTTAGGATATGAAAACTGTTATGTGTAGGAGGGGTAGTTCGTGGATACAGTTCTTAAAGTAGCTTTGGGTGTTTTTGTCGGTGCTTTAATCGTTTTTCTATTTCGTATTGCATACGTGAATTATGTATTTAATAAGGCAATGACATCTGTTGCAGAGGTTAATGAAACCATTGCTAATCAAACCCAGAAAAGACTACAGATTCAAAAAGACAAAATTACCGCTGAGAGGGCAGCGACAAGAAGAGAAGAGCGAGCAATGCTAGCGGCTGCAGAACAGAAAAGGCTTGAAGCTGCGAAGAAAGCCAAAGCATGGGCTAATTTTTTTAAAGATCCAGAAGAGTGCCTCTCTTACAAGTCGGAACAGCATATGATTGAATGTGCCAACAGAAGAATAAAAGCGAAAAGAGAATTCGAACAAAAGTGGAATGAAGGTTCATTATAAAATCACACATAACAAGGCAAAACACTGCCGCTTCGCTCGGACGCGTTTCACGCGCCCGTGTTCGCGGCGTTACATGT from Arenicella xantha encodes:
- a CDS encoding NYN domain-containing protein — translated: MTKVAIFVDVQNVYYTARQVFRKNFDYNRFWIKATEDRIVEKAFAYAIERGDRKQFEFQNILRAIGFEVKLKPFIQRADGSAKGDWDVGITIDVMEYADQVDVIILVSGDGDFDLLAKKIRDEKGKRVEVYGVADLTAKSLIDAASEFIPIDNALLLN
- a CDS encoding cupin translates to MKIIRSKEYAPDVAWSAIDIANMNGITTRLHWTDAPYKWHVNDGQEVFVVLDGQVEMFYKQGQSELSVMLQVGDIFYASVGTEHVAHPHGEARVLVIESEGSV